From Mesorhizobium sp. AR02, a single genomic window includes:
- a CDS encoding nucleotide sugar dehydrogenase produces MNLDDKKIAIIGLGYVGLPLAVAFGVRRPVIGFDISEARIAALRRGEDSTLETDGAEISAATGLVFTTDRTELKSCGIFIVTVPTPIDKANRPDLAPLVAASKTVGEAISPGAVVVFESTVYPGCTEEVCAPLIEKASGLRFNKDFFLGYSPERVNPGDREHRLQTIVKVTSGSTPEAANAIDALYASIVSAGTHLVGRIAVAEAAKVIENTQRDLNIALMNELSLIFGRLGIDTSEVLAAAGTKWNFLRFTPGLVGGHCIGVDPYYLTHKAQELGYHPEVILAGRRINDGMGQHAADQAARLMMRKGISVVGSRILVMGAAFKENCPDLRNSKVADIVSRLQEYNAVIDIWDPWVCPAECASELGLPSTRSRPEGRYDGIVVAVGHREFQTLGIVGLKELRNNPGVIYDIKGIFPKEHTDGRF; encoded by the coding sequence TTGCCGCCCTAAGGCGCGGCGAGGATTCCACGCTCGAGACCGACGGAGCCGAGATATCTGCCGCTACAGGCTTGGTTTTCACTACCGACAGGACGGAACTCAAATCGTGCGGGATCTTCATCGTCACCGTGCCGACCCCCATAGACAAGGCCAATCGCCCCGATCTGGCACCGCTTGTTGCCGCGTCGAAGACGGTGGGCGAAGCGATCTCGCCGGGCGCGGTCGTTGTCTTTGAATCGACAGTCTATCCCGGATGTACCGAGGAGGTCTGCGCGCCCTTGATAGAGAAAGCCTCAGGCCTGCGTTTCAACAAGGATTTCTTTTTGGGATACAGCCCCGAACGCGTCAATCCAGGCGATCGCGAACACCGCCTGCAAACGATCGTGAAGGTGACAAGCGGTTCGACTCCGGAAGCAGCCAACGCCATAGATGCGCTTTATGCTTCGATAGTGTCTGCAGGGACACATCTGGTCGGCAGAATCGCCGTGGCGGAAGCCGCCAAGGTCATCGAGAACACGCAGCGCGATCTCAACATCGCGCTAATGAATGAGCTTTCGCTGATCTTCGGCAGGCTGGGAATTGACACATCCGAGGTGTTGGCCGCCGCCGGTACCAAATGGAATTTCCTGCGCTTCACGCCCGGCCTGGTTGGCGGCCATTGCATAGGCGTTGACCCCTACTATCTCACGCACAAGGCGCAAGAGCTTGGCTACCACCCCGAGGTAATCCTGGCCGGACGCCGCATCAATGACGGCATGGGGCAACATGCGGCGGACCAAGCCGCGCGTCTGATGATGCGCAAGGGCATATCGGTCGTCGGCAGCAGGATCTTGGTTATGGGCGCGGCCTTCAAGGAAAACTGCCCAGATCTGCGTAATTCCAAGGTCGCCGACATCGTCAGTCGGCTTCAAGAATACAATGCTGTAATAGATATCTGGGACCCTTGGGTTTGTCCGGCAGAATGCGCCTCTGAACTAGGCCTTCCCAGCACGAGGAGCAGGCCCGAGGGCCGCTATGACGGAATCGTCGTGGCGGTCGGGCACAGAGAGTTCCAGACGCTTGGCATTGTTGGCCTGAAGGAGTTGCGCAACAATCCCGGAGTTATCTACGATATTAAAGGCATCTTCCCTAAGGAACATACGGATGGTCGTTTCTGA
- a CDS encoding NAD-dependent epimerase yields the protein MKVLVTGAAGFIGYHVARRLLERGDEVVGIDSVNAYYDPGIKEGRLKLLQEFNKTNNSGFHFIRANLADRAAVESCFAGHKFHRVIHLAAQAGVRFSLENPHAYVESNIIAFTNIIEACRHASVAHLTYASTSSVYGANTNMPFSEHRPADHPLQFYAATKRANELMAHSYSHLFRLPTTGLRFFTVYGPWGRPDMALFLFTRNILAGLPIKLFNNGNHTRDFTFVEDIAEGVVRASDRPATPNDAWDSSNPDSSTSNAPWRVFNIGNNNPVKLTDYVMALEAALGRRAIVELLPLQAGDVPDTFADTSALEQAVGYRPGTSVPEGVGRFVDWYQAYFGSSAFR from the coding sequence ATGAAGGTTCTGGTCACCGGCGCGGCCGGCTTCATCGGCTATCATGTCGCTAGGCGATTGCTGGAGCGAGGCGACGAGGTCGTTGGCATTGACAGCGTCAACGCCTATTACGACCCAGGCATCAAGGAAGGGCGCCTGAAACTCCTTCAGGAATTCAACAAGACGAACAATTCCGGCTTCCATTTCATCCGCGCCAACCTGGCCGATCGCGCCGCCGTCGAATCCTGCTTTGCCGGGCACAAATTCCACCGCGTCATCCATCTTGCCGCGCAGGCAGGCGTGCGCTTTAGTTTAGAGAATCCGCATGCCTATGTTGAGAGCAACATCATTGCTTTCACCAACATCATCGAGGCATGCCGCCATGCTAGCGTTGCGCATTTGACCTATGCCAGCACGTCCAGCGTTTATGGTGCCAACACAAACATGCCGTTTTCCGAGCATAGGCCAGCCGATCACCCCTTGCAGTTCTACGCTGCCACCAAGCGTGCCAACGAGCTCATGGCGCACAGCTACAGCCATCTGTTCCGGCTGCCGACCACAGGCCTGCGCTTTTTCACGGTCTATGGTCCTTGGGGTCGACCCGATATGGCGCTGTTCCTGTTCACCAGGAACATCCTGGCCGGACTGCCGATTAAACTGTTCAACAATGGCAACCACACGCGCGACTTCACCTTTGTCGAGGATATCGCCGAAGGCGTGGTGCGCGCGAGCGACCGGCCAGCCACACCCAATGATGCGTGGGATTCCTCCAATCCGGACTCGTCCACCAGCAATGCACCCTGGCGCGTTTTCAACATCGGCAACAACAATCCGGTTAAGCTCACCGACTATGTTATGGCGCTGGAAGCTGCGCTGGGCAGAAGGGCGATTGTCGAACTGTTGCCACTACAGGCTGGCGACGTGCCCGATACCTTCGCCGACACCTCGGCGCTGGAGCAGGCCGTCGGCTACCGCCCGGGCACGTCCGTGCCCGAGGGCGTCGGCCGGTTTGTGGACTGGTATCAGGCGTATTTCGGCAGCAGCGCATTCCGATGA
- a CDS encoding ABC transporter permease, which produces MESTVGGTSSRRVPYLRIILRILARDPNIKMGERREIYDKAQEQLKIAMGNMRAPLDSELQDIELRILRQTIRLLEQDIRAGVDVWRAGYQPAELDALVQKNEQAKVNIQARRELTAIRAEREALRAKKDGDYAALIQSQSETVQYIEDITHFNIRLAGTGNDAKKHNVQSIKIIWALFIHNFHTINGDGPFAFIWLLIQPMIMLGIISSVYLLVGTNYILNMDVPTFALLGSGTWVACRMTIFRVSGQIAHNRVMLNLPMVSPFHQGITTAILYLIVYIVSIALLFGIGRYLGVISLPDDVLTAFFYFVGMWLCGVSIGFIFGVIIGVWPFFSRLTGAVERSLQIFSSVFYVTEQFPEVYRKYVLWNPLSHGMQLLRGAYFHSYPCTDAEPSYFWLAVISLACFALILEGWFRRHVQPV; this is translated from the coding sequence ATGGAATCTACGGTCGGCGGCACATCATCAAGAAGAGTCCCATATTTGAGGATAATACTTCGAATTCTGGCACGTGACCCGAATATAAAAATGGGCGAACGGCGCGAGATCTATGATAAAGCTCAAGAGCAACTTAAGATCGCCATGGGAAATATGCGCGCTCCGCTCGACAGTGAGCTGCAGGATATCGAACTTAGGATACTAAGACAGACGATCCGTCTGTTAGAGCAAGACATTCGAGCCGGTGTAGATGTTTGGCGCGCGGGATACCAACCCGCGGAATTGGACGCGCTCGTTCAAAAGAACGAACAGGCTAAAGTTAACATCCAGGCACGTCGCGAGTTAACGGCGATACGTGCAGAGCGAGAGGCGCTTAGAGCAAAGAAGGACGGTGACTACGCCGCCCTAATACAAAGTCAATCAGAAACAGTGCAATACATAGAGGACATTACTCACTTCAATATAAGACTAGCGGGTACCGGAAACGACGCCAAAAAACATAATGTACAATCGATAAAAATAATATGGGCGCTATTCATCCATAATTTCCACACTATCAACGGGGACGGTCCATTTGCTTTTATCTGGCTATTGATTCAACCGATGATCATGTTGGGAATTATTAGCTCTGTCTATTTATTGGTTGGAACTAACTACATCCTCAACATGGACGTTCCTACATTTGCTCTGCTTGGATCAGGAACGTGGGTGGCCTGCCGCATGACAATCTTTCGCGTTAGCGGGCAAATCGCGCACAACCGTGTAATGTTAAATCTGCCGATGGTTTCCCCTTTCCACCAAGGTATAACCACAGCAATACTGTACTTGATAGTTTACATAGTTTCAATTGCGCTTCTCTTCGGGATCGGCCGCTATCTTGGTGTGATATCATTGCCAGACGACGTTCTTACCGCCTTTTTCTACTTTGTTGGTATGTGGCTATGTGGTGTGAGTATTGGTTTTATATTCGGTGTTATTATCGGGGTGTGGCCATTTTTTTCGCGACTAACTGGCGCCGTGGAACGTTCTCTGCAGATTTTTTCTTCGGTGTTTTACGTTACTGAGCAATTCCCAGAGGTATATAGAAAATATGTTCTTTGGAACCCCTTGAGTCATGGCATGCAGCTGTTACGTGGCGCGTATTTCCACTCATATCCATGCACTGACGCAGAGCCTTCATATTTTTGGCTTGCGGTTATTTCCCTGGCTTGCTTTGCCCTTATTTTGGAGGGGTGGTTCCGGCGACACGTGCAGCCGGTCTAA
- a CDS encoding polysaccharide biosynthesis/export family protein, with protein sequence MKKASHLLLLLPALLMGCVNLPASGPTASAVVNAQGKGADSALYEVVDITDATLAVLRNCPTGDLASQFSRHPPAPSQALTVGDQIVVTIFEAASGGLFSGSSTQGAPMGNSHSISLPQQTVDRDGSISVPYAGRITAAGRTPGSLAKAIEARLANKAVEPQVIVSTQGSAATATVSGDATGAARVPLSLKGDRLLEVIAQSGGIRTMPQETKVRLTRGALSEVTLLDTILKDPSQNVFVYPGDNIYVYRDPPIFVALGAVTAQKDYPIDKEPMSLLQAIAKAGGLQDAQADSSAIFLFRREGASLVRALKPTSTHLTGPDSVPVIYRLRLNKADNYFYAQQLAIRDRDIIYVANSPVVQFNKFVTMVRGITSTAGSLRGVAFAN encoded by the coding sequence ATGAAAAAAGCAAGTCACTTACTATTACTTTTGCCCGCGCTGTTGATGGGCTGCGTTAACTTGCCGGCCTCGGGGCCTACGGCCAGTGCAGTAGTTAATGCGCAGGGTAAAGGTGCCGATTCCGCACTCTATGAGGTAGTCGATATCACTGATGCTACCCTGGCTGTGCTACGCAACTGCCCAACCGGTGATCTTGCCAGTCAATTCTCACGTCATCCGCCAGCGCCTTCGCAGGCACTCACGGTCGGAGACCAGATTGTTGTGACGATTTTCGAAGCGGCTTCCGGCGGACTTTTCTCCGGATCATCGACGCAAGGCGCACCCATGGGAAACTCGCACAGCATTTCACTTCCACAGCAAACCGTCGACCGTGATGGATCAATCAGCGTACCCTACGCAGGCCGTATCACTGCAGCCGGCCGCACGCCAGGCTCCCTGGCAAAGGCGATAGAGGCGCGGTTGGCAAATAAAGCTGTTGAGCCACAGGTCATCGTTTCGACGCAGGGCAGCGCGGCTACCGCGACCGTTTCAGGCGACGCGACCGGCGCGGCGCGCGTGCCGCTTTCTTTGAAAGGTGATCGTCTACTGGAGGTTATCGCTCAATCTGGAGGCATAAGGACGATGCCGCAGGAGACGAAGGTTCGCCTAACACGCGGTGCCCTGAGCGAGGTGACCCTTCTCGACACGATCCTAAAAGATCCCAGTCAAAATGTCTTCGTATATCCGGGGGACAATATCTATGTGTATCGCGACCCCCCGATTTTTGTGGCGCTTGGTGCCGTTACCGCCCAAAAGGACTACCCCATAGACAAAGAACCCATGTCTCTCCTTCAAGCGATTGCGAAAGCAGGCGGTCTTCAAGATGCGCAAGCAGATAGTAGTGCGATCTTTCTTTTCCGGCGCGAAGGAGCAAGCTTAGTACGCGCACTAAAGCCAACATCAACTCATCTTACGGGGCCTGACTCAGTTCCCGTTATTTATCGTCTGCGACTAAATAAGGCGGATAACTACTTCTATGCACAGCAGCTCGCCATTCGTGATAGGGACATCATATACGTTGCCAACTCGCCTGTGGTTCAGTTCAACAAATTTGTAACGATGGTCAGAGGGATTACCTCAACAGCAGGCTCGTTGCGAGGTGTCGCTTTCGCCAATTGA
- a CDS encoding AMP-binding protein, which produces MEMMVDVVDRFLSVASRYPERLAIDVGACQYSYAWLEERVRLYAQIFSSFEQPRIAIALPQEADAYACILAAGLAGGFHTPLNTLAPIQKLRRILHRLQPDLLVVKPKLAADIATAVPNLKVLHPDMINTDRCLLGNGTRHELAYVMFTSGSTGEPKGVMVSRKALANYVSWLESLHITPDDRLSQQPNLAFDISMTDIFGALCHGASLHPLLDEGDRMLPAEFIARQAITIWNSTPSAVSLMMRARQVTRNNLGSVRLFNFCGEPLVRQQLDAIFSALPDTLAQNTYGPTEATISVTKQVLTSDNYGSYCHTSAALGQSIPGMKISLIGGRSPTEGQIVISGPQLAEGYWNDPEKTEQQFRVLDELSGDRGYLTGDWAEIRDDRLFFKERIDFQVKVKGYRIELDEIVSAIRQCGWPVAVVFKRADGLAAVVESNGLGPLNERELKAALSEIVEAHAIPTWILEIQRAPRSENDKLDRAAAAAWFEDKLVMKKERT; this is translated from the coding sequence ATGGAAATGATGGTGGATGTAGTTGACAGGTTTCTCTCGGTCGCTTCTCGTTATCCTGAGCGCTTGGCTATCGATGTTGGTGCGTGTCAATATTCTTATGCTTGGCTTGAGGAGCGTGTCCGACTCTACGCACAGATTTTTTCGTCATTCGAGCAGCCGCGAATTGCGATCGCGCTCCCTCAAGAGGCCGATGCCTATGCGTGCATCCTAGCGGCCGGATTAGCCGGGGGCTTCCATACGCCCCTGAACACGCTTGCGCCGATACAAAAGCTTCGGCGAATCCTGCATCGGTTGCAACCTGATCTTCTCGTGGTCAAGCCAAAGTTGGCGGCTGACATTGCCACCGCAGTTCCTAACTTGAAGGTCTTGCACCCAGATATGATCAATACAGATCGCTGTTTATTGGGTAATGGAACGCGCCATGAACTAGCTTATGTCATGTTCACTTCGGGATCGACTGGTGAACCAAAGGGCGTAATGGTTTCACGCAAGGCATTGGCAAACTACGTTTCCTGGCTGGAGAGCCTTCATATCACCCCGGATGATCGTCTTTCGCAACAGCCAAATCTAGCATTCGATATCAGCATGACAGATATATTTGGGGCACTATGCCATGGCGCTTCGCTTCACCCCTTGCTGGATGAGGGCGACAGAATGTTGCCCGCCGAATTTATCGCGAGGCAAGCTATTACGATCTGGAATTCCACGCCTAGTGCCGTTAGCTTAATGATGCGGGCGCGGCAAGTAACAAGGAACAACTTAGGGAGCGTTCGGCTGTTTAATTTCTGCGGGGAACCGCTCGTCAGACAGCAACTGGACGCCATTTTTTCCGCATTGCCAGACACGCTCGCCCAAAATACCTATGGCCCCACCGAAGCTACAATCTCTGTAACTAAGCAAGTTCTGACCTCCGACAACTACGGTTCTTACTGCCATACGTCTGCCGCCCTAGGTCAGAGCATACCAGGCATGAAGATCTCGCTTATTGGCGGGCGTTCTCCCACCGAGGGTCAGATTGTGATTAGCGGTCCCCAACTTGCCGAGGGCTATTGGAACGATCCGGAAAAGACCGAGCAGCAGTTCCGCGTATTGGATGAGTTGTCGGGGGACCGTGGGTATTTGACCGGTGACTGGGCGGAAATCCGTGACGATCGCTTGTTCTTCAAGGAGCGGATCGATTTCCAAGTTAAGGTAAAGGGATACCGCATCGAGCTCGATGAGATCGTTTCCGCCATTCGGCAGTGCGGGTGGCCTGTGGCTGTCGTCTTCAAACGAGCCGATGGACTCGCGGCTGTCGTGGAATCTAACGGGCTGGGACCGCTCAATGAGCGCGAGCTGAAAGCAGCGTTGTCAGAAATCGTCGAAGCCCATGCCATACCGACATGGATCCTTGAGATTCAGAGAGCACCGCGCAGCGAGAATGACAAACTGGATCGCGCAGCAGCAGCAGCATGGTTCGAGGACAAGCTTGTTATGAAGAAGGAGCGGACATGA
- a CDS encoding acyl carrier protein produces the protein MIEESKLFQKVVEIINGEFPENDTEIARETVAEDVIGWDSMAHVSLIAMIEEAFSVRFSGAEIVTFENVGGLFDVLKEKLSKK, from the coding sequence ATGATAGAGGAAAGCAAATTGTTTCAGAAAGTCGTCGAAATCATAAACGGCGAGTTTCCTGAGAATGACACCGAAATTGCACGGGAGACCGTTGCGGAAGATGTCATTGGTTGGGACAGCATGGCGCATGTTAGTCTCATCGCAATGATTGAAGAGGCATTCAGCGTTCGTTTCAGCGGTGCGGAGATCGTCACTTTCGAGAATGTCGGCGGCCTTTTCGATGTTCTTAAAGAGAAGCTATCGAAGAAGTAA
- a CDS encoding GNAT family N-acetyltransferase, protein MDQNIRRLVKGEIENDLSEEGKAFLGDLVYQALPELYDKVPIDRPKLNLILADQIDSPSTELSETWTLWEEGAILGLLSVVDAGELDASQRMGMLDIVRHLDRDARTNFKRALEGHGSNVETLASGEGKYLPRMAVAEAARGKGVARRLMHHVLDRYPNTPIYLHVANTNAIVIKLHKSLGFQFQSESDFPIRVLVRNPQ, encoded by the coding sequence TTGGACCAGAATATCAGGCGATTGGTGAAGGGAGAGATTGAGAACGACTTGTCAGAAGAGGGAAAGGCGTTTTTGGGTGACCTCGTATATCAAGCGTTGCCGGAGTTGTATGACAAGGTTCCAATCGACCGTCCGAAGCTCAACCTCATTTTAGCCGATCAAATTGATTCACCGTCGACCGAACTCTCAGAAACTTGGACCCTGTGGGAAGAGGGTGCAATTTTGGGGCTTCTATCCGTTGTCGACGCAGGCGAACTGGATGCATCCCAGCGGATGGGAATGTTGGACATCGTGCGGCACCTGGATCGGGACGCAAGGACTAATTTCAAGAGAGCCCTCGAAGGCCATGGCTCGAATGTTGAAACCCTTGCATCCGGGGAGGGAAAATATCTCCCGCGCATGGCCGTGGCAGAGGCGGCTCGGGGAAAAGGAGTTGCGCGGCGGTTGATGCATCATGTGCTTGATCGCTATCCTAATACTCCAATATACCTACACGTTGCGAACACAAACGCGATCGTCATAAAGCTGCACAAGTCTCTAGGCTTTCAGTTTCAATCCGAATCAGACTTTCCGATTCGCGTTCTGGTCCGTAATCCACAATAG
- a CDS encoding glycosyltransferase — MAGAKDHQSGRMLNSLFGEGLGTKSVSRLIDENLPPLPKGAKNGEPLKTAQIDALSVAERKAYEVQIDLASQKEARDRERIRELEANIHALTIEISRGDISLRVNQIEKELDSYKQAKKNVDVLNLDLLAQVKTINNKLETLRSSPILSLGEDILAIKGDWKRAFSLPTKFRAAQDQAMKDKAALPVELGPDLATAEALQHADRALAIAEQDGWHSAEQWVRDQRLPAGILSRVLLELSRRARFSDIPVAVSLAKAALAADPQQWRVKHLAFVLADVGVVKEALEVMRSAIATGVNFNPSELKRFDELSALARLEVTGLSLPKRSASQNGRPNSVIFYWPKSFPGHWSASSLRGLSLASAFQKAGNEVKIVTVPGYPAIDKSGRVELTKDIVAGIAHFRLPAIEVDGSILDTHSWDASELLAERIAAANAGAVVAPSSIELAYPAAIAARLNGSRFILDCTTMTRAKSSPASEREKILIALENALLAEADTVLVRDDFFTDRLAEAGVSAHKVLSIGESVFQFNADKNSSDWSSSPILKGGFVIGYVGDAYDEVDLESFPAILDELVKRGLPVRLLIFGVGTRFHRIRDKLQALGHGDRCLFPGRPRNGHIAAAFAAIDLVVIPAMPVTQRCGRSRFEIAEALAYRRPVLAAGPIASAVKPSLKTIEAFGEEMVAAMVDAVSTFILQPGSLEQLSQAATKAAHDMTVAAAAERLVQASPN; from the coding sequence ATGGCAGGGGCTAAAGATCATCAAAGCGGTCGTATGCTCAATAGTCTATTTGGGGAAGGTCTCGGGACGAAGTCGGTTTCGCGATTGATCGACGAAAATCTCCCGCCGCTCCCCAAAGGTGCCAAGAATGGGGAACCTCTCAAGACAGCGCAGATAGATGCGCTGTCAGTTGCGGAGCGAAAAGCTTATGAAGTGCAGATCGACCTGGCTAGCCAAAAGGAGGCCCGGGACCGGGAGCGTATCCGTGAGCTCGAAGCCAATATTCATGCGCTCACCATCGAAATATCGAGAGGCGACATTTCGTTACGAGTGAACCAGATCGAGAAGGAGCTGGACTCTTATAAGCAAGCGAAGAAGAATGTTGATGTTCTCAACCTCGACCTCCTGGCCCAGGTCAAAACTATAAATAATAAGCTCGAGACGCTGCGTAGTAGCCCGATCTTGAGTTTGGGTGAAGATATCTTGGCAATCAAAGGAGACTGGAAACGCGCTTTTTCGCTTCCAACCAAATTCCGTGCCGCTCAAGATCAAGCGATGAAGGACAAGGCCGCTTTGCCGGTCGAGCTGGGCCCCGATCTGGCAACGGCCGAAGCCCTACAGCATGCCGATCGCGCTCTGGCCATCGCCGAGCAGGATGGCTGGCATTCTGCCGAGCAATGGGTTCGCGATCAGAGGCTGCCCGCGGGCATCTTATCGCGGGTGCTTTTGGAACTATCGCGTCGCGCGCGCTTTAGCGATATTCCCGTCGCCGTCTCGTTGGCCAAGGCCGCCCTGGCAGCCGATCCGCAACAGTGGAGAGTTAAGCATCTCGCATTCGTTCTCGCGGATGTTGGGGTGGTCAAAGAGGCTTTGGAGGTGATGCGATCGGCGATCGCCACCGGTGTCAACTTCAACCCGAGCGAACTCAAACGCTTCGACGAATTATCCGCGCTTGCCAGGCTCGAAGTGACTGGGCTTTCCTTGCCGAAGCGTAGCGCCAGCCAAAACGGCCGTCCCAACTCGGTCATCTTCTACTGGCCGAAATCTTTCCCTGGCCACTGGTCCGCTTCCAGCTTGCGCGGCCTCTCATTAGCTAGTGCCTTCCAGAAGGCCGGCAACGAAGTCAAGATAGTGACCGTCCCTGGCTACCCCGCAATCGACAAATCCGGCCGCGTCGAACTTACCAAGGATATAGTTGCGGGCATTGCCCACTTCCGACTGCCGGCTATCGAAGTCGACGGTAGCATACTCGACACCCACTCCTGGGATGCCAGCGAACTGCTTGCGGAGAGGATCGCTGCCGCGAATGCCGGGGCTGTTGTCGCACCAAGCTCGATTGAACTTGCCTATCCGGCGGCGATAGCGGCGCGCCTTAACGGATCTCGCTTCATTCTCGATTGTACGACTATGACTCGAGCGAAGAGCAGTCCAGCTAGCGAGCGCGAAAAAATCCTTATTGCGCTGGAAAATGCTCTCTTGGCCGAGGCCGATACGGTCCTGGTGCGTGACGACTTTTTCACTGACCGCTTAGCCGAAGCTGGCGTGTCGGCACATAAGGTTCTATCTATCGGAGAATCGGTTTTCCAATTCAACGCCGACAAGAATTCCTCCGACTGGTCCTCATCGCCAATTCTCAAAGGCGGCTTCGTCATCGGATATGTCGGCGACGCTTACGACGAAGTGGATCTCGAATCTTTCCCGGCGATCCTGGATGAACTGGTCAAGCGCGGGCTTCCAGTTAGGCTGCTCATTTTTGGCGTCGGCACGCGCTTCCACCGGATTCGCGATAAACTGCAAGCCCTAGGCCACGGGGACCGATGCCTATTTCCTGGACGCCCGCGCAACGGACATATCGCAGCCGCCTTCGCCGCGATTGATCTGGTCGTCATCCCAGCGATGCCAGTGACCCAGCGCTGCGGGCGATCACGCTTCGAAATCGCAGAAGCCCTTGCGTATCGGCGCCCTGTACTCGCGGCAGGGCCGATCGCAAGCGCCGTGAAGCCCAGCCTGAAAACCATCGAGGCTTTTGGAGAGGAGATGGTCGCGGCAATGGTTGACGCAGTCTCGACCTTCATCCTTCAGCCGGGCAGCCTGGAACAACTTTCGCAAGCAGCAACCAAAGCAGCCCACGACATGACCGTTGCGGCCGCCGCCGAACGGCTAGTGCAGGCATCGCCTAATTAA